A segment of the Veillonellaceae bacterium genome:
AATCATTTCACGAAGCTTAACTACATGCTGCTGTTCTTCAGCCTTTAAAGCCGCAAAAACCTTTCTGGTCTCCTCAGACTTCGATTTACCAGCCAACTCATCGTACAACAAAATTGAATCTTTTTCAGCCTGCATCGCTACAGCTAAAATAGTATCAATTGTTTTCAAGCTAGCAATCGTCCGAGCCGCTTCTTCTTCTTTCGGAAAAACATGATCGCTAGCTAAAGCAGAAAGATACGCCGCTGTCTCAGCCGTAAAAGACTCACACTCAGATTTAGTAGTCTGAACCT
Coding sequences within it:
- a CDS encoding ferritin family protein, with amino-acid sequence MKNKLLNELDGLRVAIEIEKRGHEFYQQAYNQSQEAEHKDLFLLLRDEETHHMEKFQKVLNKVQTTKSECESFTAETAAYLSALASDHVFPKEEEAARTIASLKTIDTILAVAMQAEKDSILLYDELAGKSKSEETRKVFAALKAEEQQHVVKLREMIDAWA